A region from the Melioribacter roseus P3M-2 genome encodes:
- a CDS encoding helix-turn-helix transcriptional regulator, translating into METGNYIHIPNNTKASNYILCMWEFLGGSQYTEHILPQGVVEIVFNLAEPIKGKLPNADSVAQAPLCFIQGIHTHTLTAYYSGAHHLFGIRLRPYTVKDFLNILSREASNQAIDAVLVKPEFRNLWHQLCEAKSFRERVMLVENSFRFDSVPGCSRSARICELFYSNQIDSFKSVDQLAREVCYSSRQLSRKSHELFGLSAEELILYKKFMYSVNLMHRENSRLVDIALQSGFYDQPHFNKVFKSFTGLTPKEYYSQKTSLPFHLFI; encoded by the coding sequence GTGGAAACGGGCAACTACATACATATCCCTAATAACACAAAGGCAAGCAATTATATTCTTTGCATGTGGGAGTTTCTGGGAGGCAGTCAATATACGGAACATATTTTACCCCAGGGAGTCGTCGAGATTGTGTTTAATCTGGCTGAGCCGATAAAAGGCAAATTGCCTAACGCTGACAGCGTAGCCCAAGCCCCGCTTTGTTTTATTCAGGGAATTCATACCCATACATTAACGGCGTATTATTCGGGCGCTCATCATCTGTTCGGCATCAGACTTCGCCCTTATACCGTGAAGGATTTTCTTAATATACTTTCGCGGGAAGCAAGTAATCAGGCAATTGACGCGGTTCTGGTAAAGCCGGAGTTTCGTAATTTATGGCATCAATTGTGCGAAGCAAAGAGCTTTCGGGAAAGGGTAATGCTGGTAGAAAACTCTTTCCGGTTTGATTCTGTTCCGGGATGTTCGCGGTCTGCCCGTATTTGTGAATTATTCTATTCAAACCAAATAGATTCATTTAAATCGGTTGATCAACTTGCCCGGGAAGTTTGTTATTCTTCACGACAACTCAGCAGAAAATCGCACGAGCTTTTTGGACTTTCGGCTGAAGAACTTATTCTTTATAAAAAATTCATGTATTCGGTGAATTTAATGCATCGCGAGAATTCCAGGTTGGTAGACATTGCGCTTCAAAGCGGATTCTATGACCAGCCCCATTTCAACAAAGTATTTAAATCCTTTACCGGACTTACGCCAAAGGAATATTATTCTCAAAAGACAAGCCTGCCATTCCATTTATTTATATAA
- a CDS encoding cupin domain-containing protein: protein MMLKKNINSIKRITVLNLFGKGLIYTTILIACYLIVGYILHLAIFPEDKPEVSSYFKPGHVFESQAEGFRQTVARQENGLVYCYLEIKPYAPGPPKHIHTNFDETFEIENGELSIWIDGKIKKIKPGETVRIPKGTPHKPFNETSDTIRVKGAFPFPEGFAFGLVQIYGLMDDDPDFGKFPHTMLMVAPLYQSDFDSYLAEGPPVFIQKLTSFILTPIARLMGYKSYYKKYDISMKGNDKAIYLQKNK from the coding sequence ATGATGTTAAAGAAGAATATAAATTCAATCAAAAGGATAACTGTCTTAAATCTGTTTGGGAAAGGATTGATTTACACAACAATCCTGATTGCCTGCTATTTGATAGTCGGATACATTTTGCACCTGGCGATCTTTCCCGAAGACAAACCTGAAGTTTCTTCTTATTTTAAACCAGGACATGTTTTTGAAAGTCAGGCTGAAGGATTCCGGCAGACAGTCGCCAGGCAGGAAAACGGACTGGTTTATTGTTATTTGGAAATTAAACCTTATGCTCCTGGCCCGCCGAAGCATATTCATACCAACTTTGACGAAACTTTTGAAATTGAAAACGGGGAACTTTCCATCTGGATTGACGGAAAGATTAAAAAAATAAAACCGGGCGAGACTGTCCGTATTCCGAAAGGAACTCCACATAAACCGTTTAACGAAACATCCGATACGATACGAGTGAAAGGCGCTTTTCCGTTTCCCGAAGGGTTCGCTTTCGGTTTGGTACAAATATACGGATTAATGGACGACGACCCGGATTTTGGCAAATTTCCTCATACAATGTTAATGGTCGCGCCGCTGTATCAGAGCGATTTTGATTCTTACCTTGCGGAAGGTCCTCCTGTTTTTATTCAAAAATTAACATCGTTTATCCTTACTCCGATTGCACGACTCATGGGATACAAAAGTTACTATAAGAAATATGACATATCTATGAAGGGGAATGATAAGGCGATTTATCTTCAAAAAAATAAATAA